Genomic segment of Candidatus Schekmanbacteria bacterium:
TGCGGATAATTTTAGAATCGTCTGCTACAAGTATTTTAATTCTTTCTTTCATTGGGTTATCTATTTCTGAATATCAGAGGAAAGGACAAGCAGGTTTTTACCTTTCTTCTTTGCGGCATATAGCGCTTTGTCTGCACATTCAATAAGACTTTTTTTATCAGTTGCATTCTTCGGAAAACTGGCAAGTCCCATACTGACAGTAACCTTCCCCTGAGGTAAAACTTCCTGCCTGTCAAAATGCGTTTCTGATATAACATCCCTAAGTCTTTTAACAATTGTAAAAGATTCCTTCTCATCAGTTTCAGGAAATATTACACAAAATTCATCGCCTCCGTATCTCGCAACATAATCGCAATCTCTGCAGGATTTTGTCAAAAGCCAAGCCATTTGTTTGAGAAGAATGTCACCTGCAGGATGCCCATTTGCGTCGTTGTATTCCTTGAAATAGTCAATATCCAACATCAATACAGAAACAGGTCTATTATATCTTTTGCATCTATTGATCTCTGCCTCAAGCAGTTGATGAAAAAAGCGATGATTGTAAACCTCTGTCAGCCCATCGATTTGGGAAAGCTCCCTATAAAATTCTCCCTCTTCAGCCTTTCTTTGAAGTTGTCTCTTTTCAATCGTTCTTTGCACGACAATCTGTATCTGTTCAATATTAAAGGGTTTCACGATATAGTCAGTAGCACCCAATCTCATCGATTTAACGGCAGTTTCAACTGATGCATATCCTGTCATAACCAATACATCCGAGTTTGGAGATATTTCTTTTGCTTTTTTCAAGACTTCCATTCCATCCAATTCAGGCATTACTATATCCGTTATAATCAAATCATAATTGTTGGATTTTATTTTTCCGATTCCTTCAAAACCGTTTGATGCCAA
This window contains:
- a CDS encoding diguanylate cyclase, which translates into the protein MNSIKQGILTIKQNQPLKNEEKHKILVIDDEEVMRCMLNDVLTDEGFDVELASNGFEGIGKIKSNNYDLIITDIVMPELDGMEVLKKAKEISPNSDVLVMTGYASVETAVKSMRLGATDYIVKPFNIEQIQIVVQRTIEKRQLQRKAEEGEFYRELSQIDGLTEVYNHRFFHQLLEAEINRCKRYNRPVSVLMLDIDYFKEYNDANGHPAGDILLKQMAWLLTKSCRDCDYVARYGGDEFCVIFPETDEKESFTIVKRLRDVISETHFDRQEVLPQGKVTVSMGLASFPKNATDKKSLIECADKALYAAKKKGKNLLVLSSDIQK